From a region of the uncultured Propionivibrio sp. genome:
- a CDS encoding HD domain-containing phosphohydrolase, with the protein MDTVISHPPPQAAADTSTTTVLLVDDEPNILSSLRRLLRPTGYRTLIAESGRAGLEILEKEHVDLVISDMRMPEMDGARFLEEVRNRWPEVVRILLTGYADISSTIAAINRGEIYRYISKPWNDHDLLLVIREALENSRLRGENERLLALTQAQNEALKDLNAGLEDKVKQRTAEIEQINSFLNLANDKLKQNFLISIKIFSGLIELRGNNVGGHSRRVADLARRLSAKLGMTSREQHDVFYAALLHDIGKIGFPDTLIAKPVSKMSSEELSLYRKHPGIGASALTALEELADVARYVRSHHERFDGQGFPDGLEGTAIPRGGRLLAVIDEYDALQGGMMSEKRMSADEARKYIEQSRGKRFDPEIVDAFSALLDTIAEESIRDKAVYYTDLRSGMVLARDLFSKEGLLLLAADFVLDARIIRQIQEYAAREKLPITVHVHLEPPGQKQ; encoded by the coding sequence ATGGATACCGTCATTTCTCACCCTCCCCCCCAGGCCGCGGCCGACACATCGACCACCACCGTACTGCTGGTCGACGACGAGCCGAACATTCTCTCTTCGCTGCGACGCCTGCTGCGCCCGACCGGATACCGGACGCTCATTGCCGAAAGCGGACGCGCCGGTCTGGAGATTCTCGAAAAAGAGCACGTCGACCTCGTCATTTCCGACATGCGCATGCCGGAAATGGATGGCGCCCGCTTTCTCGAAGAGGTGCGCAACCGCTGGCCCGAAGTCGTCCGCATCCTGCTCACCGGCTATGCCGACATCAGTTCGACCATCGCCGCCATCAACCGCGGCGAAATCTACCGTTACATCTCAAAGCCCTGGAACGATCACGATCTGTTACTCGTCATCCGCGAGGCGCTGGAAAACAGTCGTCTGCGCGGCGAGAACGAGCGGCTGCTGGCGCTTACCCAGGCTCAGAACGAGGCACTCAAGGATCTCAATGCCGGCCTTGAGGACAAGGTCAAACAGCGCACGGCGGAAATCGAGCAGATCAACAGTTTCCTCAATCTCGCCAACGACAAGCTCAAGCAGAACTTCCTGATCTCGATCAAGATCTTCTCGGGTCTGATCGAACTGCGCGGCAACAACGTCGGCGGCCACTCGCGCCGTGTCGCCGATCTGGCGCGGCGGCTCTCCGCAAAGCTGGGCATGACTTCCCGCGAGCAGCACGACGTCTTCTACGCTGCCCTGCTTCATGACATCGGAAAGATCGGCTTCCCCGACACGCTGATCGCCAAACCCGTATCGAAGATGAGCAGCGAAGAGTTGTCCCTCTATCGCAAGCATCCGGGCATCGGTGCCTCGGCGCTGACGGCGCTGGAGGAACTGGCCGACGTGGCGCGCTACGTGCGTTCCCACCATGAGCGTTTTGACGGACAGGGCTTCCCTGACGGCCTCGAAGGCACAGCCATCCCCCGCGGCGGCCGACTACTGGCGGTCATCGACGAATATGACGCGCTTCAGGGCGGCATGATGTCCGAGAAGCGGATGAGCGCGGACGAGGCCAGGAAGTACATCGAGCAGTCGCGAGGAAAGCGCTTCGATCCGGAAATCGTCGACGCATTCTCCGCCCTGCTCGACACCATCGCCGAGGAATCGATCCGCGACAAGGCGGTCTACTACACCGACCTGCGTAGCGGCATGGTGCTCGCGCGCGACCTCTTCAGCAAGGAAGGGCTGCTCCTGCTGGCCGCCGACTTCGTTCTCGATGCCCGCATCATCCGCCAGATCCAGGAATATGCAGCACGGGAAAAACTGCCGATCACGGTGCATGTCCACCTGGAACCGCCGGGGCAGAAGCAATGA
- a CDS encoding response regulator, which yields MKRGLLLDDEPFVLKALQRVLAPSGAPGRLPPLRLDLFADPAEALAKARHTAYDFVIADYRMPGMSGVEFLRQLRAIQPDTVRIILSGQADLDGVIGAVNVGGIHRFIAKPWDNDALIAALAEELANRETRLENGRLADVVRVERGSLTPEELERRRLEALEPGITQVNWGPDGAVLLDESLLDATESRNK from the coding sequence ATGAAACGGGGATTGCTGCTCGACGACGAGCCTTTCGTGCTCAAGGCGTTGCAGCGAGTACTCGCGCCATCGGGAGCGCCCGGCCGTCTGCCACCACTGCGACTCGACCTGTTTGCCGATCCTGCCGAAGCGCTCGCCAAGGCCCGCCACACCGCCTATGACTTCGTAATCGCCGACTACCGGATGCCAGGCATGAGCGGCGTCGAATTTCTCCGGCAACTGCGCGCCATTCAGCCCGACACCGTTCGGATCATCCTGTCCGGCCAAGCAGACCTTGACGGCGTCATCGGCGCAGTCAATGTCGGGGGAATTCACCGGTTCATTGCCAAGCCCTGGGACAACGACGCTCTGATTGCCGCCCTTGCCGAGGAACTGGCGAACCGGGAGACGCGGCTTGAAAACGGACGCCTCGCCGACGTCGTGCGCGTCGAACGCGGCAGTCTCACGCCGGAAGAACTCGAACGGCGCCGGCTCGAAGCGCTTGAACCCGGCATCACCCAGGTCAACTGGGGACCCGACGGCGCCGTATTGCTCGACGAATCGCTGCTTGACGCGACAGAATCGCGCAACAAGTGA
- a CDS encoding ATP-binding protein has product MNPEAPPIQDSRVDARVLFVEDDAIQLMALRRLGEKIVSAVRGAPDGLKALEIWREWQPDVVVTDIHMPNMNGLELSATIKRENPDAQIVVLTADLTDDSLIEALHAGVDRYITKPVDMRLLADAIGKCLRDRDHLNELRLNREIALLNTALQKEKAEHLALIHRLEEAHNQLLLSEKMASIGQLAAGVAHEINNPLGFVTANFSVLQQYITRLSRLLGTYTGLESALSAQDRSTLTQIKAEIDFEFLNEDLREILEESASGLLRVKQIVQSLTDFAEGGGTDFEPCDLHDCLETTLSVMTHELKGKTEILREYGELPLVDCIPSEIRQVFMNLLANAAQATTGEGRIVIRTRRQADYACIEITDNGHGIPPDILNRIFDPFFTTKPVGVGTGLGLSIAHGIIRKHAGRIEVDNRPGQGATFRLLIPLHRPEAAATTT; this is encoded by the coding sequence ATGAACCCGGAAGCCCCCCCCATCCAGGACAGCCGAGTCGACGCCCGTGTCCTGTTTGTCGAAGACGACGCAATCCAGTTGATGGCCTTGCGTCGTCTGGGCGAGAAAATCGTCAGCGCGGTCCGCGGCGCGCCGGATGGCCTGAAAGCCCTCGAAATCTGGCGTGAGTGGCAACCGGACGTCGTTGTCACCGACATCCACATGCCGAACATGAACGGGCTGGAACTCTCCGCCACAATCAAGCGGGAAAACCCTGACGCGCAGATCGTCGTCCTGACGGCCGACCTCACCGACGACAGCCTTATCGAAGCGCTGCATGCCGGTGTTGACCGCTACATCACGAAACCGGTCGACATGCGCCTGCTCGCCGATGCCATCGGCAAGTGCCTGCGCGACCGCGATCACCTGAACGAACTCCGCCTCAACCGCGAAATCGCCTTGCTCAACACCGCGCTGCAGAAGGAAAAAGCCGAACACCTGGCCCTCATCCATCGACTCGAAGAAGCGCACAACCAACTGCTCCTGTCAGAAAAAATGGCTTCCATCGGCCAACTGGCAGCCGGCGTCGCGCACGAGATCAACAACCCTCTGGGCTTCGTCACGGCGAATTTCAGCGTACTTCAGCAATACATCACCCGACTCTCGCGCCTGCTCGGAACCTACACAGGCCTCGAAAGCGCGCTCTCCGCACAGGACCGCAGCACGCTCACACAAATCAAGGCGGAAATCGATTTCGAGTTTCTCAACGAAGACTTGCGCGAGATTCTTGAGGAATCCGCCTCGGGACTCCTTCGAGTCAAGCAGATCGTGCAGAGCCTCACCGATTTCGCCGAAGGCGGCGGCACGGATTTCGAACCTTGCGACCTGCATGACTGCCTTGAAACGACGCTCAGCGTCATGACGCACGAATTGAAAGGAAAAACGGAGATTCTGCGGGAATATGGCGAGTTACCACTGGTCGACTGCATTCCGTCCGAAATCCGGCAAGTGTTCATGAACCTGCTCGCCAACGCCGCCCAGGCCACCACAGGGGAAGGACGCATCGTCATTCGTACCCGCCGGCAAGCCGATTACGCCTGCATAGAGATCACCGACAACGGCCATGGCATTCCGCCCGACATCCTTAACCGCATCTTCGACCCCTTCTTTACCACCAAACCGGTCGGCGTGGGAACGGGGTTGGGATTGTCGATCGCCCATGGCATCATTCGCAAACATGCGGGACGAATAGAGGTGGATAACAGGCCCGGCCAGGGCGCAACCTTCCGCCTCCTGATCCCTCTTCACCGCCCGGAAGCAGCTGCCACGACGACGTGA
- a CDS encoding response regulator: MIMDASSLVQGADIKFDGDTAVILVVDDEAHNRNVIAAQLRNEGYEIVSVSSGEEALNEIDHRLPDLVVLDVMMPGISGFDVAEILKAEARTANIPIIMLTALGDAESRLAALSNGVEEFLTKPVAKAELVMRVRNLLKLKRYQNALERYSSLLESRVADSAGKLESASSRLSQMESQLLQSEKMSAIGLLAAGVAHEINNPIGFVNANLGTLRSYFDGLLSLLSVYETLAAECDKDSPVLARLQQMRQAIDIDYVRQDGPMLIEESLDGLSRVRKIVQDLKRFAHVDLNPAWETADIHECIDSALNIANNEIKYRATVRKNYGNLPPVECLPSQLGQVFLNLLVNAAQAIPEGERGEIDIRTGVSGDSVWIEIVDNGRGISAEHQNRIFDPFFTTKPVGEGTGLGLSLSYGIVKTHNGMIAVCSEQGKGTIFHISLPIRRR, from the coding sequence ATGATCATGGATGCTTCGAGTCTCGTGCAAGGCGCTGATATCAAATTCGATGGCGATACCGCCGTCATCCTTGTCGTCGACGACGAAGCGCACAATCGTAATGTCATTGCTGCCCAGTTGCGTAACGAGGGTTACGAGATCGTTTCTGTTTCATCCGGCGAGGAAGCGCTCAACGAGATCGATCATCGGCTTCCGGATTTGGTGGTGCTCGATGTCATGATGCCGGGAATCAGCGGTTTTGACGTTGCCGAGATTCTCAAGGCGGAGGCGCGTACCGCCAATATTCCGATCATCATGCTGACGGCCTTGGGCGATGCGGAGTCACGCCTCGCGGCGCTCTCCAACGGCGTCGAGGAATTTCTGACCAAGCCGGTGGCCAAGGCCGAACTGGTCATGCGCGTCCGCAATCTGCTCAAGCTCAAGCGCTATCAGAATGCGCTGGAACGCTACAGTTCCCTGCTCGAATCGCGTGTCGCTGATAGTGCCGGCAAACTGGAGTCGGCCAGCAGTCGTTTAAGCCAGATGGAGTCGCAGCTCCTGCAGTCGGAAAAAATGTCGGCGATCGGTCTTCTCGCTGCGGGTGTGGCGCATGAGATCAACAATCCGATCGGCTTCGTCAACGCCAACCTGGGAACCCTCAGGAGTTATTTCGACGGTCTCCTGTCCCTGCTGTCAGTCTATGAAACACTGGCGGCCGAGTGCGATAAGGATTCTCCTGTCCTGGCGAGGCTGCAACAGATGCGTCAGGCCATCGACATCGACTACGTGCGGCAGGATGGTCCGATGCTGATCGAGGAGTCGCTCGACGGCTTGTCACGCGTGCGCAAGATCGTCCAGGACCTTAAACGTTTTGCCCACGTTGATCTCAATCCGGCCTGGGAAACCGCCGACATTCACGAGTGTATCGATTCGGCCCTCAATATCGCCAACAATGAGATCAAGTATCGGGCCACGGTGCGCAAAAATTACGGCAACCTGCCGCCGGTCGAATGTCTACCCTCGCAGTTGGGGCAGGTTTTCCTGAATCTGCTCGTCAATGCGGCGCAGGCAATTCCCGAAGGCGAGCGCGGGGAGATCGACATCCGCACAGGGGTTTCGGGCGATTCCGTCTGGATCGAGATTGTCGATAACGGACGGGGCATTTCCGCGGAGCACCAGAACCGCATCTTCGATCCCTTCTTTACCACCAAGCCCGTCGGTGAGGGGACCGGGCTTGGTTTGTCCCTGTCCTATGGCATCGTCAAAACGCACAACGGCATGATCGCTGTGTGCAGCGAACAGGGCAAGGGAACGATTTTTCACATCAGCCTGCCGATCCGTCGCCGCTGA
- a CDS encoding response regulator — translation MLAASGTGEAVGFERVEKNDLKSIFDKYHNRCANNCKRNQEAMNDHSCTTSEAADALGICVRTVQLWVEQGRLRAWKTPGGHRRILRSSVDEQLRARDEACGAPAGSFSILVVEDDEVLRQMLVSKLKGISPKVELRVACDGVEGLIKFGERPPQVLITDLVMPGLDGFHMLNTLVSSTQNRALQIIAVTGLEDEEIVRNGGVPEGVVVFHKPIQVSLLVSLVRAYYDGWHVRRVAPG, via the coding sequence GTGCTGGCGGCGTCGGGTACGGGAGAAGCCGTCGGGTTTGAGAGAGTTGAAAAAAATGATTTAAAGAGTATATTTGATAAATATCATAATCGATGTGCCAATAATTGCAAACGAAATCAAGAAGCCATGAATGATCATTCCTGCACCACCAGCGAGGCCGCTGATGCCTTGGGAATATGCGTCCGCACTGTTCAACTCTGGGTTGAGCAGGGGCGACTGAGAGCGTGGAAGACACCGGGCGGGCACCGCCGCATACTGCGTTCCTCGGTTGATGAGCAATTGCGGGCGAGGGATGAAGCCTGCGGCGCGCCGGCGGGATCCTTCAGCATCCTTGTCGTCGAGGATGACGAGGTGTTGCGGCAAATGCTGGTGTCAAAACTCAAGGGCATATCGCCGAAAGTGGAGTTGCGGGTCGCATGTGATGGCGTCGAAGGTTTGATCAAGTTTGGTGAGCGTCCGCCGCAAGTGCTGATTACCGATCTCGTCATGCCCGGCCTTGATGGTTTCCACATGCTTAACACGCTTGTTTCCAGCACGCAGAATCGAGCGCTGCAGATCATTGCGGTGACTGGTCTTGAGGACGAAGAAATTGTCCGGAACGGCGGTGTTCCGGAAGGTGTCGTCGTGTTTCACAAGCCGATCCAGGTGTCGCTGCTTGTTTCTCTCGTCAGAGCCTATTACGATGGATGGCATGTGCGGCGAGTGGCGCCGGGCTGA
- a CDS encoding ABC transporter substrate-binding protein has translation MTRCLMTLLAFCCAMLTGCGPQEPIRIGFIGGLSDRNSDNGQSGLNGATLAIENFNRAGGANGRLVELIARDDAQNAETAARSASELVAAGVEAIIGPFTSGMAEVIVPITGKAGIFEISPTITSMAFYGKDDNLFRINRTTRDNAVEYADVMARRGLMNIAIAYDVRNRNFSESWLNEFRQALTTHGGKIAVAIPYESAADSNFDDIIRDMVKSRPDSLFFISGAIDVARLAKAARSQSPNLPIGASEWASTEQLTDLGGEFVDGLLIVQNYDRDDRSQRFTEFSEAYLKRFQRAPGYSSVSAHDAATVLLTALKHRQKNETIKAAALRNSPYQGLQQEIVFDQNGDTPRKVYFTQIRSGRYVKIE, from the coding sequence ATGACCCGCTGCTTAATGACCCTGCTCGCATTTTGTTGCGCAATGCTGACCGGCTGCGGTCCGCAAGAGCCCATCCGGATCGGATTCATCGGCGGCCTGTCGGATCGCAATTCGGACAATGGCCAGTCGGGACTCAACGGCGCCACGCTCGCGATCGAAAATTTCAATCGTGCCGGCGGCGCCAACGGGCGCCTGGTCGAACTGATCGCCCGCGACGATGCGCAGAACGCCGAAACCGCTGCTCGCTCGGCCAGCGAGCTCGTCGCCGCTGGCGTCGAAGCGATCATCGGCCCCTTCACCAGCGGGATGGCTGAAGTCATCGTGCCGATCACCGGTAAGGCGGGCATATTCGAAATCAGCCCAACCATCACGTCGATGGCGTTCTACGGAAAGGATGACAACCTCTTCCGCATCAACCGGACGACACGCGACAACGCCGTCGAATACGCAGACGTCATGGCACGACGCGGCCTCATGAACATCGCCATCGCCTATGACGTCCGGAATCGCAACTTTTCGGAATCCTGGCTGAACGAATTTCGTCAAGCACTGACTACACACGGAGGCAAGATCGCCGTGGCGATCCCCTACGAATCGGCGGCCGACAGCAATTTCGACGATATCATTCGCGACATGGTCAAATCGCGCCCGGACAGCCTCTTCTTCATCTCTGGCGCCATCGACGTCGCCCGCCTCGCCAAGGCCGCGCGCAGCCAGTCACCGAACCTGCCGATTGGCGCCAGCGAATGGGCTTCGACAGAACAGTTGACCGATCTCGGCGGCGAATTCGTCGACGGACTGCTGATCGTCCAGAATTACGATCGCGACGACCGCTCCCAACGTTTCACCGAGTTTTCCGAGGCCTATCTCAAGCGCTTCCAACGCGCGCCCGGCTATAGTTCGGTTTCGGCGCACGATGCTGCCACCGTCCTGCTGACGGCACTCAAGCATCGGCAGAAAAACGAAACGATCAAGGCAGCCGCCCTGCGCAACAGCCCGTATCAGGGATTGCAGCAAGAGATCGTCTTCGACCAGAATGGCGATACGCCACGCAAGGTCTATTTCACCCAGATCCGGTCGGGACGCTATGTCAAGATAGAGTGA